The DNA window GAGCCGCGCCGGGACCCAGGATCGAATCCCAGGCGGGTGGGCTGCGACGACGTATGAGGAGCTCATCGAGCGTGCTGGACCCGCTGGGGAGCGCCACGCCAGCACGATCTCGATCTCGCTGGACCTCAAAGCCGCGCGACGCGCGATCCGCGCGGCCGGGGGCGGCAACCGCGGCGCGGCCGCCGTGCTGCGCCAAGAGATGTCGACAACCACGGCCGCACTACGCTCAGCCGACCTGACCCCGTCGGACTGGCTGACCCCCGGCGACCTTGCGCTGATTCTCCGCGCGGCCTACGACCCGGCCGTCGCCGGTGCACTGGAGCGCCACGGCGACCTCGGCCGCGACCTGGCGACCGCCGGGCCGGTCGCGGTGAGCGAGTCCTGGGACAGCCTGCGCAGCGACTCGGCACACCACTGCGTGCTCTGGATCAGCGAGTGGCCGAGATCGCTCGTCTTCCCCGGCTTTCTCGCTCCGCTCCTGCTGTCATCGGGAATCCGGCGCACCTTCACCCTCCTCTACACCCCGATGCGCACCGACCGGGCCGCACGCGACATCCGCAAGAAGAAGACCGAATACATCTCGGATGCCGCCCAACGTCACAAGATCGGTCAGATCGAGGACGCCCAACAGACCGCCGAGTTCCACGACGTGCTCCAGCAAGAAGCCGACCTGACCGCCGGTCACGGCGTCTTACGGACGACGGGGCTGGTCGTGGTCAGCGCAAGCGACCCCGACGAGCTCGAGCGTGCCGTTGCGGCCGTCGAGCAGGCAGCGATCCAAGCCTCGTGCGAGACCCGCCGACTGTGGGGCCAGCAAGCCCAGGCGTTCGCGACGGCAGCGTTGCCACTCTGCCGCGCCCTGTGACCCCGCTCTGTGGCGCGGTCGATCTCGCAAACGACGCGACCGCAGGCAGAGACGACGCACCTGTTTCACGAGTCCCCTTCCGGCCTCGTCCCTGCATTCCAGGAGCCAATGATGCCGACCTTCCACGATCCCGTAGCTGACGCCACCGAAGTTCGCGAGGCGATCCGAGGCCTGGCCCACGCGACCCGCTCGGTCGACGACCCGACCGCGATCTGTCAGGTCCTCGGATCGATCAGCTCCGCCCTCGCCTCACTGACACAGACCCTGCACCAGCTCGGCGACACCCACGATCGCCCAGCGATCCGCCGCGCCTGGATCAACAGTGACTCACGGGCCGACTGTGCCTCCTCCTACCGGGTCTCGTGGGAGCTGCACCGCGCAGCCGAGATGACCCATCAGGTCGCCGCAGCGGTCGACCGAGCACACGAGATCGAAGCCACGATCGCCTACGACCACCCACCGGTAAACCCCGCTCACGGGGTGCCCTCCGAGCGCACGGGTCCGATCCACGATCACGAGATGTCACGGTGACCACCCGAGACGCCGACAGGGGCGAGAAGCGGCTGCACGCAACAGTCCTGGTCTCCCCGAACCGCGAACGACGCCGGGACCGCAAGCTCCGCAAGGCTGCCGCCCGGGCGCGGATGGCGGAGGATCGCGACGCTCGCCGTGCCCAGGCTCGCCGCAAATCGGTCGGACTCGCGGCTGAGAAGCGGTCGACCGTGACGTTGCCCAGTGGCGGCGAGCCGGGTCCGGCAACGCTCCGCACACCCGGACGGTTGCGGCTGCCGCGCCATCAGGACACCTCCGCCACCCTGGCCGGCGCCTACCCGTTCCTCGCCGAGGGCGGGCTGGGCAGCGAGGGTGTCTTCGTTGGCCAGGACCTCTACTCCGGAAGCTCGTTCGTCTACGACCCCTGGATCCTCTACGCCCGAGGCGTCATCACCGCACCCAACGTCGTCCTCGC is part of the Nocardioides conyzicola genome and encodes:
- a CDS encoding SCO6880 family protein, producing the protein MSSSSTSQEQVTPVKFSRLSRRGVILGLSGSQLLVASIGAACLLFGLYAGVVLVALPATATCAALAFLSLGGRRLIEWGPIAARWVWRSAGGQLQFRRRILKPRPAGSLALPGDAARLRQWVDPDTGAVMVHDPHAATLTAVVGVSHPAFVLLDPAEQERKVVGWGRVLATACRSGRLASLQVTERTLPDSGKGLADWWAQHGRPTASRAGTQDRIPGGWAATTYEELIERAGPAGERHASTISISLDLKAARRAIRAAGGGNRGAAAVLRQEMSTTTAALRSADLTPSDWLTPGDLALILRAAYDPAVAGALERHGDLGRDLATAGPVAVSESWDSLRSDSAHHCVLWISEWPRSLVFPGFLAPLLLSSGIRRTFTLLYTPMRTDRAARDIRKKKTEYISDAAQRHKIGQIEDAQQTAEFHDVLQQEADLTAGHGVLRTTGLVVVSASDPDELERAVAAVEQAAIQASCETRRLWGQQAQAFATAALPLCRAL